The Methylopila sp. M107 genome contains the following window.
CGAAGGCGATCGTCTCGAAGGCCATCGGCGCCTGACTTGAGGGGCGCGGACCTCGTCTTCACGATCATCTTTGCGATCTGGTTCGTCGCCATCGTCCTGTTCATCGCGGCGGTCTGGCTCGCGATCCGAGAGCGCAAACGCGGGCGCGGCGCGCGCGGCCGGCGAAGGGGCGACGCCGCCGACAGCACTGTGGGATCGTCGAGCGGCTCCTCGTCGTCTTCAGAATCCGGAAGCCGCGCCTCCGACGGCGACGCCCCGTCGGGCGGCGGCGGATCGTCCGGCGGAGCCGGCGCGTCGGGCTCCTGGGGCGACTCCGACGGCGGCGGCGGCGGAGACAGCGGCGGCGGGGGAGGGGACGGCGGCGGAGGCGGCGGGGATTGAACCCCTCGCCTTGTCCCGGCCTTGAGCCAGGACGCAGAGCCTCGACGTTTCGGAATGATCGATACGGCGAGAGGGGTCTGATCCGTGGCGCGTCTTGTCCTGGCTCGATGCCGGGACAAGACGGGGGCCTCAGAACGCCGAAAGCCCCGTCTGCGCCCGTCCAAGGATCAGCGCGTGGACGTCGGCCGTTCCCTCATAGGTGTTCACCGCCTCGAGGTTTTGCATCACGCGCATGACGTCGAAATCGTCCGAAATCCCGTTTCCGCCCAGAATGTCGCGGGCCTCGCGCGCGATCGCGAGCGCCTTGCCGCAATTGTTGCGCTTGATCAGCGAGATCGCCTCCGCGGCGAGCCGTCCCTCGTCCATCAGCCGCCCGGCGCGCAGGCAGAGGTGCAGCCCGAGCGCGATCTCAGTCTGCATGTCGGCGAGCTTCTTTTGGACCAGTTGCGTCTGCGCGAGCGGCCGCCCGAACTGTTTCCGGTCGAGCGCGTAGTCGCGCGCCGCATGCCAGCAGAACTCCGCCGCTCCCATCACGCCCCAGGCGATGCCGAAGCGCGCGCGGTTCAGGCAGCCGAACGGCCCTTTCAGGCCCGAGACGTTGGGCAGCAGCGCGCCGTCGCCGACCTCGACGCCGTCGAGGACGATTTCGCCGGTCGGCGAGGCGCGGAGCGCGAGCTTGCCTTCGATCTTCGGGGTCGATAGTCCCGCGGCGCCCCGCTCGACGAGGAATCCGCGCACCCGGCCCTCGTCGGCCGCGGACCGCGCCCAGACGACGAACAGGTCCGCGACGGGGGCGTTGGAGATCCATGTCTTCGCGCCGGTCAGCCGGTAGCCCGTCGCGGTCTTCTCAGCGCGCGTCCGCATGGCGGACGGGTCGGAGCCCGCATCCGGCTCGGTCAGCCCGAACGCGCCGACGATCTCGCCGCGCGCGAGGCCGGGCAGGTAGCGCGCCTTCTGCGCCGCGTCGCCATAGGCGTGGATCGGGTGCATCACCAGCGACGACTGCACGCTCATCGCTGACCGGTAGCCGGAGTCGACCCGCTCGATCTCGCGCGCCGCGAGCCCGTAGGCGACGTAGCCCAGCCCCGACCCGCCGCTCTCCTCGGGCAGGGTCGCGCCGAGCAGGCCGAGCGCGCCCATGCCGGTCAGCACGGCCGGATCATACGCCTCCGTCCGATAGGCCTCGCGGATGCGCGGGCGGAGTTCGCTCTCGGCGAAGGCGCGCGCCGCATCCCTGACGAGCCGCTCCTCCTCGCCGAGCTCGCCTTCGAGATCGAACGGATCGGTCCAGTCGAACGACGGCGCCGGCGGTTCCGTCAGGCGGTCCTGCGTCTGGCTCAACGAAGCGGCTTCCATTTTGTACGGGGAGGGCGTCGGGCGATTATCGGGCGCGAGGGCGGCGCGAAAAGCCGTCAGCGCCTTTGCGGAAGCGCCCAGCGGTGTTAGGTCGCCCAAGACCTTCCGGCCGAGATCCAACCGCCCATGCCGCGCACCGTTCTCGACGTCACTCGGCTCCTGACCCGCGCGGGCAACGCGGTCGCGACCGGCGTCGACCGCGTCGAACTCGCTTATGCGCGGCGCGCGCTCGCCATGCCGGCGGACCGGGTCGGTTTCGCGGCGGTGCTGGGCCCTCGCTCGGTGCCGCTCGACGCCGAACGGGTGCGCCGCTTCGTCGAGACGCTCGACGCCGGCTGGCGCGGCGTCTCCGGCGACGACGAGGCCGCCCGGCGGCTCGCCGCGACGCTCGGCGCGCCGCGGCCCGACCGGCCCGAAGCGGTTGCGCCGAAGGTCGATCCGAAGCGTCTCGCCTTGCGGCTCAAGGCCTCGTCCGCGCTCGCCCTCTCGCGGTCGCCCATCGAACCGGGCGACGCCTACGTCCACGTCTCGCATCTGCGCCTCGACCGGCGCGCGGTCTTCGCGAGGCTGAAGCGGCAGGGCGCGCGGCTCACGATCCTGGTGCACGACCTGATCCCGATCCGCTTTCCGGAGTACGGCCGGCCGGGCGAGGACGACCGGCATCGGCTCCGCATGGCCACCGCGATCGAAACCGCCACGACGCTGATCGCAAATTCAGCCGACACGGCCCGCGATCTCGCCGCCTTCGCGCGCGAGGCGGGCCTCGTCTCGCCGCCGATCGTCACCGCGCCGCTCGGGCTCGAGCCGGGCTTTGCGCCCGACGCCGCGCCGCTCGTCGCCGCAAAACCCTATTTCGTCACGCTCGGCACCATCGAGCCCCGCAAGAACCACCTCCTCCTGCTCCACGTCTGGCGGCGGCTCGCCGAACGCATGGGGGAGGCGACGCCGAAACTCGTGCTCGTCGGGCGGCGCGGCTGGGAGAACGAGATGGTGCTCGACCTGCTCGACCGGTCGCCCGCAATCCGCGCGCATGTCGTCGAGGCGAACGATCTCTCGGACGTCGCGCTGACGGCGCTGATCAAGGGCGCGCGGGCGCTGCTGTTCCCGAGCTTTTCGGAGGGTTACGGCCTGCCGCTCGCGGAAGCGCTGGCGCTGGGCTCGCCCGCGCTCGCCTCCGACCTGCCGGCCTTTCGCGAGATCGCCGGCGAGCGCGTCGACTATCTCGATCCGCTCGCCGGCCCGGACTGGGAGCGCGCCGTGGTCGACTACGCAGATCCGGCGAACGGCCGCCGCGCCGAGGCCGTCGCGCGGATCGCGGGGTATTCCGCGCCGACATGGGACGAGCATTTCCGGATCGCGCGCGGCGCGACCGGGCTGGACTGAGGCCGCGTTTCCGGCCTCAGGCGGTGTGGTCGCGGATGCCGTAGAAGATCAGCACGCCGATCGCCCAGGCGAGCGCCGAGCAGAGCAGCACCAGCAGGATCATCTGCATGCGCGCCGGATAGAGCGAGTCTTCCGGCAGATGCGGCTCGACGAAGGTGGTGAGGTATCGGGCCTGCTGCTCGGCGCGCATGCGCGTCGACTCCACCGAGGTGGTCGCGGCGTTGTAGGCCACCTGCGCGATGTCGCGCTCGGTCTGCAGCGCCTCGAACTCGGTCAGGTTTGCCGAAATCAGGCCCTTGGTCTTGGCGTC
Protein-coding sequences here:
- a CDS encoding acyl-CoA dehydrogenase; translation: MSQTQDRLTEPPAPSFDWTDPFDLEGELGEEERLVRDAARAFAESELRPRIREAYRTEAYDPAVLTGMGALGLLGATLPEESGGSGLGYVAYGLAAREIERVDSGYRSAMSVQSSLVMHPIHAYGDAAQKARYLPGLARGEIVGAFGLTEPDAGSDPSAMRTRAEKTATGYRLTGAKTWISNAPVADLFVVWARSAADEGRVRGFLVERGAAGLSTPKIEGKLALRASPTGEIVLDGVEVGDGALLPNVSGLKGPFGCLNRARFGIAWGVMGAAEFCWHAARDYALDRKQFGRPLAQTQLVQKKLADMQTEIALGLHLCLRAGRLMDEGRLAAEAISLIKRNNCGKALAIAREARDILGGNGISDDFDVMRVMQNLEAVNTYEGTADVHALILGRAQTGLSAF
- a CDS encoding glycosyltransferase family 1 protein, producing the protein MPRTVLDVTRLLTRAGNAVATGVDRVELAYARRALAMPADRVGFAAVLGPRSVPLDAERVRRFVETLDAGWRGVSGDDEAARRLAATLGAPRPDRPEAVAPKVDPKRLALRLKASSALALSRSPIEPGDAYVHVSHLRLDRRAVFARLKRQGARLTILVHDLIPIRFPEYGRPGEDDRHRLRMATAIETATTLIANSADTARDLAAFAREAGLVSPPIVTAPLGLEPGFAPDAAPLVAAKPYFVTLGTIEPRKNHLLLLHVWRRLAERMGEATPKLVLVGRRGWENEMVLDLLDRSPAIRAHVVEANDLSDVALTALIKGARALLFPSFSEGYGLPLAEALALGSPALASDLPAFREIAGERVDYLDPLAGPDWERAVVDYADPANGRRAEAVARIAGYSAPTWDEHFRIARGATGLD